A window of the Limanda limanda chromosome 8, fLimLim1.1, whole genome shotgun sequence genome harbors these coding sequences:
- the si:dkeyp-59c12.1 gene encoding ras-related and estrogen-regulated growth inhibitor-like protein, giving the protein MEANIVVLGTESVGKSALTVRLLTRRFIGEYGDIESIYSHSFTVDGREITLNIWDLPYSEDSSMETSLFEKKVRWADGYILVYSICDRASFNSVSRLIQTIRSAKDYLNTDKVPIVIVGNKKDLHHRRTVLSEEGRLLALNTDCHFYEVSAAENYHSVLMAFQGLVDRMKDGKLTAKRPLGLKGIVKSMSAVFSRRRIDSI; this is encoded by the exons ATGGAGGCAAACATTGTGGTTCTGGGGACCGAGAGCGTCGGGAagtcag cgCTCACTGTGCGTCTTCTAACCCGGAGATTCATTGGAGAGTATGGAGACATTG AATCCATCTACAGTCACAGTTTCACGGTGGATGGGAGAGAGATCACTCTCAATATTTGGGATTTACCATATTCTGAG GACTCGTCCATGGAGACGTCACTCTTTGAGAAGAAGGTCCGGTGGGCAGACGGCTACATCCTCGTCTACAGCATCTGTGACCGGGCGAGTTTCAACAGCGTCAGCAGACTCATTCAGACCATCAGGTCTGCCAAAGACTACCTCAACACGGACAAAGTGCCCATTGTGATTGTGGGTAACAAGAAGGACCTGCATCACAGGCGGACAGTGCTTAGCGAGGAGGGCCGGCTCCTGGCCCTCAACACAGACTGCCACTTCTACGAAGTGTCAGCGGCAGAGAACTACCACAGCGTGCTTATGGCGTTTCAGGGGCTGGTGGACAGGATGAAGGACGGCAAGCTGACTGCCAAGAGGCCTCTGGGGCTCAAGGGCATAGTGAAGAGCATGTCAGCGGTGTTTTCCAGGAGACGGATAGACTCCATTTAG